The following proteins are encoded in a genomic region of Rhizobium sp. ZPR4:
- a CDS encoding response regulator transcription factor, with protein MKVLIIEDDPLHRSYLNEAVRAALPECDGVLEAENGNAGERLARDLKSAHIVMDLQMSQRNGIEAARTIWKERPETRILFWSNYSDEAYVRGVSRIVPVGAVYGYVLKSASDDRLKLALRSIFIESQCVIDREVRGMQQKSLGNVNGFTEAEYEILIDIALGLTDRAIAQRRNLSVRSVQNRLQQLYVKLGVYQPRGGQDDDGRFNLRARAVAVAFLRKLLNHSALERAEADLSGWLARQPHD; from the coding sequence ATGAAGGTTCTGATCATCGAGGACGATCCGCTTCATCGCTCCTATCTGAATGAAGCGGTCCGCGCCGCACTTCCCGAATGCGATGGCGTGCTGGAGGCGGAAAACGGCAATGCGGGCGAACGGCTGGCGCGGGATCTGAAATCCGCTCACATCGTCATGGATCTGCAGATGAGCCAGCGCAATGGCATCGAGGCGGCTCGCACCATATGGAAGGAACGGCCGGAAACGCGCATTCTGTTCTGGTCGAACTATTCGGACGAGGCCTATGTTCGCGGCGTCTCGCGCATCGTCCCTGTCGGCGCCGTCTATGGCTACGTCCTGAAATCAGCCTCTGACGACCGCCTGAAGCTGGCGCTTCGCAGCATCTTTATCGAGAGCCAATGCGTGATCGACCGCGAAGTGCGCGGCATGCAGCAAAAAAGCCTCGGCAATGTCAACGGCTTTACCGAGGCCGAGTATGAGATTCTGATCGATATAGCACTTGGATTGACCGATCGCGCCATCGCCCAAAGGCGCAATCTCTCGGTACGCAGCGTCCAGAACCGATTGCAGCAGCTATACGTCAAACTCGGCGTCTATCAGCCGCGCGGCGGCCAGGATGACGATGGCCGGTTCAATCTCAGAGCGCGCGCCGTTGCCGTGGCGTTTCTGAGAAAACTGCTCAATCATAGTGCACTCGAACGGGCAGAAGCCGATCTTTCTGGCTGGCTCGCGCGCCAACCACACGATTGA